One Candidatus Nitrososphaera evergladensis SR1 genomic window carries:
- a CDS encoding polysaccharide deacetylase family protein produces MKLAHLGAIATAAIVAIGVVLAIGPAYMHTLDRNKPPPVMLSFSVVDGQNVPQWCKDLSSILAKHNVKATVFVTGKVAEQNPSCVTALAAYSGIDIGSQTYSYVALPSLGDYTKALDEVKRGKMAVDAAGNVNSRIFKAPYGATDQNIYSILSSSDITADFSYPSQYNKFEGGQFVKYGLVSCDNCGESPDRVRQLMDMHSPVMIDIDNTAKTSEIESLVVALKNSNVDLVNASGLTGLDLTVRNA; encoded by the coding sequence ATGAAGCTGGCGCACCTTGGGGCAATAGCCACTGCCGCAATAGTGGCAATAGGCGTGGTTCTGGCCATAGGCCCAGCTTACATGCACACGCTTGACCGCAACAAGCCCCCGCCCGTCATGCTCTCGTTTTCAGTTGTGGACGGCCAGAACGTGCCGCAGTGGTGCAAGGACCTTTCCTCCATACTTGCCAAGCACAACGTCAAGGCAACCGTGTTTGTCACCGGCAAGGTTGCAGAGCAGAACCCTAGTTGCGTGACTGCCCTTGCAGCCTACTCTGGCATCGACATCGGGAGCCAGACGTACAGCTACGTCGCCCTGCCTTCTTTGGGAGACTATACAAAAGCACTTGACGAGGTCAAGCGCGGCAAAATGGCAGTCGACGCGGCCGGCAATGTAAACTCGCGCATATTCAAGGCGCCCTATGGCGCTACCGACCAGAACATCTATTCTATTCTTTCAAGCTCTGACATTACCGCCGACTTTTCTTACCCTTCGCAGTACAACAAGTTTGAAGGAGGCCAGTTCGTCAAGTACGGGCTGGTATCATGCGACAACTGCGGCGAATCGCCAGACAGGGTGCGCCAGCTCATGGACATGCATTCGCCGGTAATGATAGACATCGACAACACGGCAAAGACAAGCGAGATTGAAAGTCTCGTAGTGGCGCTCAAGAACAGCAACGTGGACCTTGTAAACGCGTCCGGGCTCACGGGCCTTGACCTGACGGTGAGAAACGCATAG
- a CDS encoding NAD(P)-binding domain-containing protein — translation MNGKKVLVIGLGQIGYSNAEYMTMKGLTVDGYDISEKAVQRALDDQVIRKRASNFAGYDYYIICISTHRPEDMFQPYLDGLFDIARQLLYEGKQGALVGIDSTITRGTSEKVLEMLRHKMHVVHVPHRYFGPEKHDHGVNQTRVIGGCEPCCIDKARQFYGDMLDIPLHPVESVEVAELCKIVENSYRFMEIAFAEELKVFCDRSGIDFADLRSAINTKWNIKVLEPREGIGGHCLPKDSQMFLNLSKNLLATSIIDAAKKVDEEYRAHIGCPVPSSSSSKVQSMQQLH, via the coding sequence ATGAACGGTAAAAAAGTTCTAGTTATTGGCCTTGGCCAGATAGGCTACAGCAACGCAGAGTACATGACAATGAAGGGGCTGACCGTCGATGGATACGACATCAGCGAAAAGGCAGTCCAGCGCGCGCTGGACGACCAGGTTATCAGAAAAAGGGCGAGCAATTTTGCCGGCTATGACTATTACATTATCTGCATATCCACCCACAGGCCGGAAGACATGTTCCAGCCTTACCTTGACGGATTGTTTGACATTGCAAGGCAGCTTTTGTACGAAGGCAAGCAGGGCGCGCTGGTAGGCATTGATAGCACCATAACCAGGGGAACCTCTGAGAAGGTTCTGGAAATGCTGCGCCACAAGATGCACGTGGTGCACGTTCCCCACAGGTACTTTGGCCCTGAAAAGCACGACCATGGCGTGAACCAGACGCGCGTAATTGGCGGATGCGAGCCATGCTGCATTGATAAAGCGCGCCAGTTCTACGGCGACATGCTTGACATCCCTCTCCATCCAGTAGAGTCTGTGGAAGTGGCCGAGCTGTGCAAGATAGTGGAGAACAGCTACCGCTTTATGGAGATAGCCTTTGCAGAAGAGCTAAAGGTATTCTGCGACCGCTCTGGCATCGACTTTGCAGATCTCCGCAGCGCGATAAACACAAAGTGGAACATCAAAGTACTGGAGCCCCGTGAAGGCATCGGCGGCCACTGCCTTCCAAAGGACAGCCAGATGTTCCTCAACTTATCAAAGAACCTCCTGGCTACAAGCATCATAGACGCGGCAAAGAAGGTGGACGAGGAGTACAGGGCGCACATCGGCTGCCCTGTTCCTTCAAGCAGTAGCAGCAAAGTCCAGTCTATGCAGCAATTACACTAA
- a CDS encoding DegT/DnrJ/EryC1/StrS family aminotransferase has translation MIPINKPQLGEEEKREVMSVMEENALTSAASDGGKRVRDFESLMREYLGCKHVVAVNSGTAALHAALLAAEIGPGDEVLVPSFTFVATANAVVASGAKPVFVDVNKQDYTIDVSDAKRKTTKKTKAVIPVHLYGHPCDMDAVSELAQKRSLAVIEDACQSLGSTYKKRQTGTFGQMGCFSMYASKVLTSGEGGAITTDDSDLADKLKMIRNHGMVKGYDTRILGLNMRLPELAAAIAKVQMTKLAAMLAARRKNAELMSELLQGAAAKEVSLPQESDDRVFNWYLYTICFAKGAARDSVMARLQKEGIGATVYYDPPVHKTPYYRKFAARLPATEWCAGRVLSLPVHPGVQDGDVRRTAAEMALALSSPMAS, from the coding sequence TTGATCCCAATAAACAAGCCGCAGCTAGGAGAAGAGGAAAAGCGTGAAGTGATGAGCGTGATGGAAGAAAACGCGCTCACAAGCGCCGCGTCAGACGGCGGAAAACGCGTCCGCGACTTTGAGTCTCTTATGAGAGAGTACCTTGGCTGCAAGCACGTCGTAGCAGTCAACTCGGGCACCGCTGCGCTCCACGCTGCGCTTCTTGCGGCGGAAATCGGGCCGGGCGATGAAGTGCTCGTGCCGTCGTTCACGTTTGTCGCCACCGCAAACGCGGTCGTCGCCTCTGGCGCCAAGCCGGTGTTTGTGGACGTCAACAAGCAGGATTACACCATCGACGTCTCTGACGCAAAGCGCAAGACGACAAAAAAGACAAAAGCGGTGATACCCGTCCACCTGTACGGCCACCCGTGCGACATGGACGCCGTGTCGGAGCTTGCGCAAAAGCGCTCCCTTGCAGTCATCGAGGACGCCTGCCAGTCGCTTGGCTCCACGTACAAAAAGAGGCAGACAGGCACGTTTGGCCAAATGGGGTGCTTTAGCATGTACGCAAGCAAGGTGCTGACCTCCGGAGAGGGGGGCGCGATAACAACAGACGACTCGGACCTTGCAGATAAGCTAAAGATGATACGAAACCACGGCATGGTAAAAGGCTACGACACGCGGATACTGGGCCTGAACATGCGCCTGCCCGAGCTTGCAGCAGCAATAGCAAAGGTGCAGATGACAAAGCTTGCCGCAATGCTTGCGGCAAGGAGAAAGAACGCAGAGTTGATGTCAGAGCTGTTGCAGGGCGCGGCGGCTAAAGAAGTTTCATTGCCGCAGGAAAGCGATGATCGCGTATTCAACTGGTACCTCTATACGATATGCTTTGCAAAGGGCGCGGCGCGAGACAGCGTAATGGCTAGGCTGCAGAAGGAAGGCATCGGCGCAACAGTCTATTACGACCCGCCTGTGCACAAGACGCCCTACTACCGCAAGTTTGCCGCGCGCCTGCCGGCCACGGAATGGTGTGCAGGGCGCGTTCTTTCCCTCCCGGTCCACCCCGGCGTACAAGATGGCGACGTCAGGCGCACTGCAGCAGAGATGGCGCTTGCCCTTTCGTCCCCGATGGCATCATGA
- a CDS encoding ammonium transporter, whose amino-acid sequence MPIDTGDTTWMLISTGLVMLMTPALGFFEAGLIRSKNSLSILMQTFSGLAILSTLWFVLGFTLVFAPSQNGWIGGLDWLFFNNVPFNDSVDYAPTIPGVTFGSYQMMFAVITPLLITGAFAERLKWSSFFVFIIAWSIFIYYPLAHWIWGRGWLADLGVFDFAGGIVIHTSAGMASLAAALVLGRRKNFGPDIMVPHNIPLAVIGAALLWIGWFGFNAGSALASGSLAANTLLVTHIASATSAMVWIFLSWKRSGKPSTTAVINGAIAGLAGVTPAAGFIDAQSSFILGIVLGFASYYAILLLKEHWKIDDALDVSSVHGVTGIVGSLAIGILATQVVNPAGPNGLLFGNPMQFAIQALGVGVAGALGFGGTVVIMKVIDKTIGLKVKEEEEDIGLDITQHAERAYVT is encoded by the coding sequence ATGCCGATCGATACTGGAGATACCACATGGATGCTTATCTCTACAGGTCTCGTCATGCTGATGACGCCTGCGCTTGGCTTTTTTGAAGCCGGTCTTATCCGCAGCAAGAACTCGCTGTCAATTCTCATGCAGACCTTCTCCGGCCTTGCGATCCTTTCCACGCTCTGGTTCGTCTTGGGGTTCACGCTGGTGTTCGCTCCTTCCCAGAACGGGTGGATCGGCGGCCTTGACTGGCTGTTTTTCAACAATGTGCCGTTCAACGACAGCGTCGACTATGCGCCGACGATACCGGGAGTCACGTTTGGCTCGTACCAGATGATGTTTGCAGTCATCACGCCGCTCCTCATAACGGGAGCGTTTGCAGAGAGGCTAAAGTGGAGCTCGTTTTTCGTGTTCATAATCGCGTGGAGCATATTCATCTACTACCCGCTTGCCCACTGGATCTGGGGCAGGGGCTGGCTTGCCGACTTGGGAGTGTTTGACTTTGCCGGCGGCATCGTCATACACACAAGCGCGGGCATGGCTTCCCTTGCGGCCGCGCTAGTGCTTGGCCGCAGGAAGAACTTTGGGCCAGACATCATGGTGCCTCACAACATCCCCCTTGCAGTCATCGGGGCGGCGCTTTTGTGGATAGGCTGGTTTGGCTTTAACGCGGGGAGCGCGCTTGCGTCAGGCTCGCTTGCGGCAAACACTCTCCTTGTCACCCACATTGCCTCCGCAACGTCCGCGATGGTGTGGATATTCCTTTCATGGAAGAGGTCGGGCAAGCCATCGACAACTGCCGTCATCAACGGAGCAATCGCCGGCCTTGCAGGCGTGACTCCGGCGGCAGGATTCATCGATGCCCAGAGCTCGTTTATCCTCGGCATCGTGCTTGGCTTTGCGTCCTACTATGCCATCCTGCTCCTCAAGGAGCACTGGAAGATAGACGACGCGCTGGACGTAAGCTCTGTGCACGGCGTGACCGGCATAGTCGGCTCGCTTGCCATAGGCATACTTGCGACTCAGGTTGTAAACCCTGCCGGTCCAAATGGGCTCCTCTTTGGCAACCCGATGCAATTTGCAATACAGGCTCTCGGCGTGGGAGTGGCAGGCGCGCTCGGCTTTGGAGGCACGGTCGTCATCATGAAGGTGATAGACAAGACGATTGGCCTCAAGGTCAAGGAAGAGGAAGAGGATATCGGCCTGGACATCACGCAGCACGCAGAGAGGGCCTACGTCACGTAG
- a CDS encoding ArsA family ATPase, translating into MRLIIYTGKGGTGKTVTSCATGLKLARRGHRTLVLSADPAHTLADAFMMPEVAYEPRQITDNLVAQQIDPVTEMSKQYNTILSYMASVFSAKGIDETLAYEIAMLPGMTQLFSLLKIQEVSKTGEFDAVVLDMPASGEALRYLYFPKLVGSIGRKLTGLAGLFSGFAKVFQPLAKIPAPSRSVIQSEMDLIDRLDLLADIIRDSNATSLRLVANPDTFSIENAKRALMSASLYGINVDMAVVNKIMAGSSDAYYDRWASFQHGKVEEAKANFYPLPVKEVQLYATELRGMEMLAKHGDQLFGDEDPAKVFYRGQPYVFEKEDAATIRMTVQVPFSEKDDFAIERYGDSLTVSVKTAAGKIVNIVPLPVATAGMKLAKARLQDKQLLVLFEK; encoded by the coding sequence TTGAGGCTCATCATATACACCGGCAAGGGAGGCACTGGCAAGACTGTCACGTCCTGCGCAACAGGGTTAAAGCTTGCCAGGCGCGGACACAGGACGCTGGTCCTTTCGGCAGACCCGGCGCACACGCTTGCTGACGCTTTCATGATGCCAGAGGTGGCGTACGAGCCAAGGCAGATTACGGATAACCTCGTGGCCCAGCAGATAGACCCCGTGACAGAGATGAGCAAGCAATACAACACGATACTTTCGTACATGGCGTCCGTGTTTTCCGCAAAGGGCATCGACGAGACTCTTGCCTACGAGATAGCGATGCTTCCCGGCATGACGCAGCTCTTTTCCCTTTTAAAGATACAAGAAGTCTCAAAGACGGGCGAGTTTGACGCAGTCGTGCTTGACATGCCGGCGTCCGGCGAGGCGCTGCGCTACCTCTACTTTCCAAAGCTGGTAGGGAGCATTGGCCGCAAGTTGACCGGCCTTGCCGGCCTCTTTTCCGGGTTTGCCAAGGTGTTCCAGCCGCTTGCGAAAATCCCGGCGCCTTCAAGGAGCGTCATACAGAGCGAGATGGACCTCATCGACAGGCTCGACTTGCTTGCAGACATTATCAGAGACAGCAACGCGACAAGCCTGCGCCTGGTGGCAAACCCGGACACGTTCAGCATCGAAAACGCCAAGCGCGCCCTGATGTCGGCAAGCCTGTACGGGATAAACGTGGACATGGCAGTGGTAAACAAGATAATGGCCGGCTCGTCTGACGCGTACTATGACAGGTGGGCAAGCTTCCAGCACGGCAAGGTTGAAGAAGCCAAGGCCAATTTTTACCCGCTTCCCGTAAAGGAGGTGCAGCTGTACGCGACGGAACTTCGGGGCATGGAGATGCTTGCAAAACACGGAGACCAGCTGTTCGGGGACGAGGACCCTGCCAAGGTGTTCTACAGGGGCCAGCCGTACGTGTTTGAAAAGGAAGACGCGGCAACCATACGCATGACCGTGCAGGTGCCCTTTTCAGAGAAGGACGACTTTGCAATCGAGCGGTACGGCGACTCGCTCACCGTGAGCGTCAAGACTGCCGCCGGCAAGATCGTAAACATCGTGCCCCTGCCCGTGGCAACCGCGGGCATGAAGCTTGCCAAGGCAAGACTTCAAGACAAGCAGCTTTTGGTGCTGTTTGAAAAGTAG
- a CDS encoding 4Fe-4S dicluster domain-containing protein, whose translation MPIDPDFPRNHQVIGRINHSDGEHFHFFWGPGKVAEAAENEEVKHAYESHGEELVPLGVSGTMVAIDWDSCVADGACIEACPVQVYQWYRTEHDVPAKEAINQTFAGTGSSVKEERKDYTDKADPIREHDCIWCMACVSVCPPQAVKVDQSNLEFHEKAAGTFNEALSKSSQAPPHAH comes from the coding sequence ATGCCGATAGATCCAGACTTTCCGCGGAATCATCAAGTGATTGGAAGGATTAACCACTCTGACGGCGAGCACTTCCACTTTTTCTGGGGCCCAGGCAAGGTAGCCGAGGCCGCTGAGAACGAGGAGGTCAAGCACGCCTACGAGTCGCACGGCGAGGAGCTGGTCCCGCTGGGCGTGAGTGGCACGATGGTCGCAATCGACTGGGACTCTTGCGTCGCTGACGGCGCCTGCATAGAGGCGTGCCCGGTCCAGGTGTACCAGTGGTACAGGACAGAGCACGACGTCCCGGCAAAAGAGGCCATCAACCAGACCTTTGCAGGAACAGGAAGCTCGGTAAAAGAAGAGCGCAAGGACTACACCGACAAGGCAGACCCGATAAGGGAGCACGACTGCATATGGTGCATGGCGTGCGTTTCAGTGTGCCCGCCGCAGGCAGTCAAGGTCGACCAGAGCAACCTGGAATTCCACGAAAAGGCTGCAGGCACCTTCAACGAGGCGCTGTCAAAGAGCTCACAGGCTCCGCCGCACGCGCACTAG